AGCGTTGGTGAATACTTCATTTTTAAAGAAGTTGCCTTTGGTGTTGCCCATATTAAAGACATGCCACAGCTGGCATAAAATTAAAGTGAGAAACAGGATATTGTTAGCGTACCCTTCTGCTGGAATTTGGCCCCGGCCCACCAACCACAGACTTAAGAACACCGCCCCCAGCACGCAGCCCGCAATAACCACGGCATACACCACCAAAGCCACCCAATGTGAATTTTGAAGGATAGGCTCGCCAAGGGCACGAGGTTGTTGTTGCATGATAGCCGGGTGGCCGGGGCTGGCACCCAAGGCAAGGGCCGGCAGCACGTCTGTAATCAGATTGATGAATAGAATCTGGATGGGGAGCAGCTGAAAAGACCAGCCCAGCAGGGAAACAAGCGTGACCACCAGAAGCTCGCTTAAATTGCAGGAGAGCATGAAAACCACAAACTTTCTGATGTTGTCAAAGATTATGCGCCCTTGCCACAAAGCCACTACAATGGACGGGAAGGCGTCATCCTGTAAAATCATATCTGCTGCCTCCTGTGCTACTTGCGTGCCCCGTATCCCCATGGCGATGCCTATGTCTGCCTTTTTGAGGGCGGGGGCGTCATTGACACCGTCACCGGTCATGCCCACCACCAGCTGGTTTTCCTGCAAAAGGGATACAAGATCCAATTTCTGTTTGGGGCTTACCCGGGCAAAGATGGAGGCGCTAAGCCAGTCTTTTTTCTGCCAGTCGGTTAGCCGGGCGTAGTCTGGCATTTGAGCGCCTAACACTACTTGTACCGCTTGGCCTGGTGCCACAATCCCTACGCGCCCGGCAATATTGCGGGCAGTGGCTGGATGGTCTCCTGTAATCATTTTCACTGAAATACCAGCAGACCGGCACTCCTCTAGCGCTTGCTTTACATCCTCGCGCGGCGGATCCAGAAGACCTGCTAAGCCTAGAAATACCAGATTCTCCATAAAAAGGTCTTTGGTATTGGAGGTTTCCTTATACGCGAAGGCCAGAATTTTCAACCCCTCATTGGCTACCTGCTCTTCTTTTTCTTGCCAGCTTTCACGGTCTGAGGAGGTGAGCAAAACTAGTTGCCCGTCTAGTAATTGGTAGGTGCATCGGGCCAGCAACTCCTCCAGGGCCCCCTTCGCATAGATAATTCCCTTGCCCTCTTGTTGGTGTAGCGTGCCCATGATTTTTGTTTCTGAGGTGAAGGATTCTTCCGCTACCTTGGGGAAGGTTCTTCTCAGGCTGTCCGCATCCTGACCAGCAGCATAAACCAGTTTCAAGAGGCCAACTTCTACGGGGTCTCCAATTTCCTTTTCCTCTCCGTTGAGGATATGGTAGCTAGCGGTATTGCACAGGGCGCAACAATGCAACAGATGTTGAAAATTAAGGCTGTTTTGCAGTTGGTTTGGGCTAGACAAGAACTGAAGGCTAGCGTGCAGCGCGTCTACTTTCACAGTGGCCTGCGCACCGGGCATCAGTATGGAATCTACTTCAATTTTATTTTTGGTAAGGGTGCCTGTTTTGTCTGTGCAGATTACATTGGTGCCGCCCAGCGTCTCCACCGCCGACAGCTTCTTGACAATGACGTTGTGCCTGGTCATTCTAAGCATTCCCTGCGCCAGGGCCAAGGTCACCACAATGCTTAAGCCTTCTGGGATGGCGGCCACGGCCAAGGCAATGGCTGTGGCGAGGCTCTCCATCCAAGGGCGGTCTTGCAGGAGGCCAGCTACCATCACAAGAACGCACAAGGCCAGGGTGATTTTTATGAGTTTGTGGCTGAAGGTTTCCAGCTTCTTTTCCAGCGGGGTGGCGGCCTGCTCAGCTTGCTGGACCATGCTGGCAATCTGGCCCAACTCAGTTTGCATGCCGGTGCCGGTCACTAGCGCGCGGGCGTTGCCTTTGGTGACAAAGCTACCTTTATACGCCATGTTGCTTCTTTCTGCCAGAGGTTGCTCTGCCGGCAGATTTGCTGGTTGTTTGGGCGTGGGCAGAGACTCGCCCGTCAACGCAGACTCATTGACCTCTAACTGTACGCAAAGGAAAAGGCGCGCGTCGGCTGAGACCATGTCACCCGCCTCCAGAAACAGGATATCGCCGGGTACCAGATGCTCTGAGGATATTTCCTGCAACCGACCGCTGCGCATTACTTTGGCTGGCACCAATGCCATTTTGCGCAAGGATTCCATGGACTTTTCTGCGTTGTATTCCATGAAGAAGCCAATGGCCGCGTTGATTACTGTGACAATGAGAATGGCCGACCCGTCCAGCCATTCCCCTAGGAAAAAGGACAGCGCCGCCGCCGCCAGTGACAGGTAGGTGATAGGGCTGGTAAATTGGTGGAGAATAAGGAGGAGGACGCTTTTGGGTTTCTGGCTTTTTACCTGGTTGATGCCCCATTTTTGTTGGCGGTCTGCAATTTCCTCTGACCGCAACCCTGTCTCCAAATCGGTTGCCAAGGATTGCACTAACTGTTCTACGGACACCGCATGCGGAAGAGAAAGGTCCGACTCTGCAACTTGGTCCTTCATTGGGTTTGTTTCTCCATAAGTGCCGTCAAAGCGTTGTAACTCATTCATTTCAGAAGCCTTCCATTTTACCGGGGCCAGAGTAGGCTGGCAAGGGCAGAAGCATGAATCTTTTCAGGTTGTTCTATTGCCCTTTTTTCTGATCATCGGAGTTTGTACTTTTTCTTTGTCTTCGTTTTTGGCCTATTTCCCAGAAAAGTGGCCAAAAACGGGGATTTTACATCGGCTTGCCGGCGGTATTTCTATCCAGGGCTTACATGTATTTCTCCGCTAAATGGTACAGACTAAGCCTGAACTGTTTAAAGTCTGCCTCAAAGGCTCTTATCTGATTTTGAAAACCTTGGTGGACCTCTCGGTAGTGCTCTTCTTCTATCTGAGCCCGGTTCTGGATTAAGTGCATCAAGTAACGCTCGTGGTCTCTAAGGTCATGGCGGTACTGGTCTAAGAGTTCTCCCTTAAAGTAAAGGAGAAGGCTCTGAAAATGATCTATCCGCTTTTTGTCTTCCAAGTCATGTACCCGAATGTTTACCTGCTCTAATAGTTTCTGGAAGAAGGAAATCTCTGTTTTCCAGAAGGCTATGTCCTGGAGCCAGCCAACGCTTTCTTGGTGCAGGTCCTGCAGGCCTATGGATAATAGTAAATGACCGGAAGTGGAAGTGAGTGTATCCATGGTTTTTGAATGAAGTAGTGGAGGAAAGTCATGACCGTTAAGGAAACTCAATACGCAAGCCAGGGAAGGGAAGAAAGAATTAGATGGCCCTAAGCGGAGGCCTTTCTTTAACTGAACAAGAAGCAGAAAACCGTTTTTCGGCTCTTTTATGGAAATTAGCCTAAAAACAGACTGGCGCGCACACCAATTCAACAGGGGTAGGCCCGGAGAGCGGACGTAGTGTAGGTAACCCTAATGAGTATCCACCTAAACGTATCTTACTGTATACTAGTGGAAGAAAAAAAGGGTTAAATGCCTTTGAGTAGAACCCCCACCAGATAGGATACGCAGGCGGCGGCGCTGCCCAACAGCATCGTCTCCATGCCCGAGGTGTACCAAGGCTTGCTTATAAACCGGCTTTTGAGCGCGCCTATGCTAAAGAAGGCAATCCCGGTACAGGTACTGCTCCACCAGAATGGATTGTCAATGCCTGGCAGCGACCTGTAATTCCAGAGGTAAGGGGCAATGGGTATGATGCCCACCAGCAGAAATGCGGTAAAAGTAGCCAAGGCAGCCTTCCATTCAGAGACCGGAGAAAGGCTGAGGCCGTGCTCTTCTTGTAACATGGTGTGCGCCCAAATGCGCTTGTCTGAAGTAATGGTGCGGACCACCTGTTCCAGCAGGTCTCCTGTGAAGCCCTTCTTGGCGTATATCTGGCGTATCTCCTCCTGCTCCCCAGCTGGGTCGTTCTCAATCTCCTGTTGTTCCTCCAGCAGGGTTTTCTCTAATTGTTGCTTTTCTGTTCTGGTGCCCAAGTAATTGCTGACCGCCATACTGAATCCGTCTGCCAGCAGGTTGGCCATGCCCAGAATAATAACCACTTGCGGCGCCAGGTTTGCGCCCGCCACCCCAGACACTACGGCAAAAGTGGTTACGGCCCCGTCCACCGCCCCATAGATAAAGTCTTTCAGGTAGCTGTGGTTCTCCATCTGGCTCAGCCTGAATCTAACCTGTTCTGGGGTGTGTGATTTTTCCTGGTGTTGTTGCCTTTGGAAAAGTGAAAGCATAAACTAAATATGGGTAAAAAGACCAAAATGAGCGGCTGGGCAAGCTAGGCAGGAGAGCAAAGCGTCAAAGAAGGGCGTACATTGCTATAACGCGTAGGCAGGATTTCTTGTTAGTACTTTTATAAAAGTATCTAACTCTAATGTTTACAAGCAATTGATGTAAGGCTTGACTTGGCAGGTTTCGTTAGGCCTTATACAAAGGAATCCTTGTGATCAAAAGGCCTTGCACTTCTTGGGTTCAATACTTTGCTGAGGGTGTCTGGTTTATGCTCAATATTAGAAAGGGAAATGTGGGGTGTATTGGAGCGGTATTTAAAATTCTGCGTAAAGAATACACAAGGGCGCTATGGCCCTGTTCGCTTGCCAGTTCTTTCTTGACCCTTGTCGGCTCTGCCTCTGGTTGCTCCTTCTTCTTTTCTTGGGTGGTTTTAACCATACTCTCATTGATGTAGGCTTCATGGATTGATAAAGTGCTCAGCCTCTTTCAAAGAAAATTATGGAGCCTATAGTTTGTGGTACTGATTTTACCGAAAGCTCAATCAATGCGGCGTTTTATGCCAATGAACTGGCGCATTGGCTAGACGCCAAACTGGTGCTTTTCCATGCCACTAAAAGCGCAGGCTTCCCCATGTTGGTGCCAGAACAAAATGGCGGAGATAACGGGCAGGAGATGAGCCCTGGCACAGAAGAGATAAGAATGAAGCTGCTGGATGATTTGCTTCATAGTCTTCAGAATAAAGACTGGGCGAAATCAATTCCCTATGAAAAAAGGCTACAGAAAGCTTCTTTAACAGACATGGCCCAAGCCTTGGTGCAGGAAGTACGGGCCGGACTCCTGGTGCTGGGCAATGAAGGCGCTCAAAACCTTCAAGAGGTTCTTTACTATACTACTGCCGCCAACGTTATTAGGGCTTCTCCCTGCCCCATACTCATTGTGCCTCCCAAAGTCACGTTTCAGCCACTTCATAAAATAGTTTTCGCCATAGATCTAGGAGACAAGCCCTTGCTGGATACGGAGTTCTTAACCACGCTGGCTTCCCTTTTTAAAGCAGAGATTATATTTCTATATGTGTTGCCCAATCTGGTAGAGGAAGGATTGGAAAGTTTAAAATCAAGTTTTGTTGCTGAAACAAAAAGCCTCCTTTATAAGAACGTCTCCTTTCATATTGAATTCAACCCGCGCATTGAAGAGGGTATAAGCCAGTATTGTCGCAGAAAGCGGGCAAATCTTCTGGTGATGGTCTCCCAACTGAATGACTACACCCACCATCTCATAGATGAATTTTACCACCAAGACCAATCCTTCCATACCTACCTGCCTATTCTCCTTCTCCCAGACCATAGAAAGCTGGATTGAGGCCCGTCAGAATACACCCTGTCTTTATATTTTTTAGTGTCCGGTTATGAAATAGTATGTTCTTCCTTTCTCAGAAATAACCTTAAATCAACTGCTCCAAGTGGGAAGTAAAAAACTCCTTAACCAGCAACTTAAGTAGCCAGGAAAGAAAAATGAAACGCTCGAAGGGAGGTACGCCAACGGTGAGATTGAGCGGGGATTTATGTAAAGTTCAACGAGAGGCTGAGTGCGGATAGGCGGAAAATTGAGAAAATCCAGGGGCCTTATCGAACCAAGGTATTCTGCTTGATAAGTGAGTTGAAAATGATAATAAGAGTCTCATCCATATAGGGCAATCTAGACATGTTAAATCTGAAAAGGTTGCAAATGCTGGTGTTCCCGGAAGGAGTGCAGTATAACCGTGAAAAGAAGTTTTATCGAACCAATATGGTTAATTCCTTTGCCAACCTTACAAATGTGATTTTGAGAGAACTGGCAGAAAAAGAAAAAGGGGAAAAGCTGGATATTTCCTGCTTTTCCCCTCTGGTAGTCCGTAGGGGAATCGAACCCCTGTTACCAGAATGAAAATCTGGTGTCCTAACCCCTAGACGAACGGACCATCTGTCGGTTTTGATGGTGCAAATATAGCGGGCTGGTTTTGATTTGCAAAAGGGGCTGGAGAAAAAAATGATAAAAATTAAGGGCTTCCGCAGGTTAGGAGCAAGGTATGCATTCCCTTTGATGGGTAAGTGAAAGCAAGCCAGGCAGTTGTTGCAACACAGACTCATTGGAAATATTTGACATATTATTTACAAAAAGCCCCACCTGATAGGTCAGGTGGGGCTCAAAAGACTGGTTTTTATTTTGAAGCCTTCTTCCATCGCTCAGAATCAAACACTATGCTTTTTCTTTTTTGCCAGATGGAAGCATTTTGCGCACCAAGGTCACAATTTTATCAATCAGAAAACCTAGGATAATTCCGGCCAATGCAGAAATAAGTACCTTGATAAACCACTGAAGAGCAGGAATCTCAGGCAGAGAGTGGAGGAAGTTTTCCAGGAGGTGGTGCAAGAAAGGTATGCCATGAATAACAATCTCGGCGCCCACCCAGAGCATGGCAGCTGTCCCTACGTACGCTAAGACCTTCAAAAAAGTAGGCATGCCTTTCACCAGGCCTCTTCCGAACTTCTGGACAGCTGGATGAAATTTTTCTTTGGCCATGTGCACACCCATGTCATCTGCCTTTACAATAAGGCCCACAAACCCATAGACCGCCACGGTAATAAAAATGCCTACCGCCAGCATGACAATGATTTGGTTCATCAAAGGGGTGTCTGCCACGGTAGAGTAGGTGATGGCTACAATTTCAGACGAAAGAATCAAGTCGGTTCTGACGGCCCCATCTACGCGTTCCTTTTCTAATTCTTCAGGGGTGATGGTAGTCGCATTGTCAGCATCCTCTTCCTGATCTGAATGTGTGCTGAACATGGAATGTACTTTCTCATAGCCTTCATAACACAAAAAACAGCCGCCTAACATCAGGATAGGAGTAATGGCCCACGGTGCGAAGAACCCTAAGAGCAGGGCCGCCGGACTAATGAATAGAAGCTTATTGATTAGGGATTTTTTAGCGATCTGGTAAATGATGGCTAACTCTCTGGACGGGTCCAGGCCCACTACATATTTAGGCGTAACGGCAGTATCATCAATCACAATTCCAGAAACCTTACCGGTGGTTTTAGCCACTTGCGCCGGTACGTCATCTAAACTGGCGGCACTTACTTTTACAAGCGCCGCTACATCATCTAATAAGGCAAGAAGACCTGAAGCCATTTGTATATCCTCTGTTGGGTTGGGTTAAAATTTATTAGAGCATCCACATTTTAAAGAAAAGTAGTAAATGAGTCTGCCCAGGTGCCAGCTGTGCCCAGCCGGAAAGTAATATTACGACATTTTAACTTTTCGTTTGAGGTAGGCGAGGCTATCAGGCAAAGAAATGTCTGAAAATAATGAGAACTAAAAAGTATGCCATCCTCCGTTTTTGGGCTGTTTTCCAGAAAACAGCCCAAAAACGGAGGCGAAGCAATGGGCTTGAAGGTAAGCTTTAGAAGGGCCTATTACTTTTTATCTACCGGAGTTAAAACCTTAGACTTGATGAAGCACGCCCTCAGAGCTTCTGCCATTTTTAAAGAAGGCAAAGCCTGCGGCAAGTACTACCAGAGCCAGGGAAACCCAGGCCGCCGTGATTATTCCCTGGCTTTCTGGCGCATCCAGGGTCTGATGCTTAAGTACTATACCATAAAGCGCCCAAATTCCTACCAAGCCTATGATTGAGTTGCTTCTGCTGATGACCACATACATGACGATGAAGGAGGCCGCACCAATCATAACAACAGTCCAGAGCCCGGCACTTACTCCAAAGCCATCCCATCCCAGTCCTACCAAGGCAGAGCTTATGTTTGCTACCGTGGCAATTATAATCCACCCGAAATAAAGGCTCAGCGGCACTTGGGTAAACCATTTAGAAGCCGTAGATCTGTTCCTGCTGTAAATGCCTAATCGTACATGAATGGCCAGCAAGGTGATTAGTTGGATTACAATGAGAACAACGGAAACCAACAACCATTCCTGCACCCAGGCAATGGTCCAAAAGCCCGTGGCCAGGTTATTTAGCATGAACAGGTAGCCTATGCGTAGCAGGTCTTGGTTGGCTTCATGGTCCTGTGGTGCTTTGTAGGCCTTCACTAAATGATAGATGCAAAATGCCAGCAAGGCCAAATAAATCAAGCCCCAGATAGAGAACGTTAAGCCGGCGGGTGTAAACAGGGCCGGGTATTTATCTGAGACATCGCCAATGGTCTGGTTATTGAAGAGTTTGAATTGGGTGAGCTGGGACGGCACTAAATGCAGCAGGAAGAACAGGAAATTCAGGACGGCCAAGGCCTTTATATTTTTCATAGTAAGGGGAAAAGAAGTAGCTAAACAAGTAGTGTACGCTGGCAAGCAGCTCAAGGTGTTAAACCTGTATGTGCCCTCATTGTTATTTTCCTATGAATCCATATAGGAATGACCTTATCGGTGTAGCAAGATTCAATTAGTTCTAATGATTAGGGATTCTACTACAATTAATAGATTGGCTGCCTAAATTCTGATGTAATATCGAGTGAGTTGATAGTGCCACAGATATATGCTCTAGTCATCCCAGGATGGTTCAC
The nucleotide sequence above comes from Nibribacter ruber. Encoded proteins:
- a CDS encoding cation-translocating P-type ATPase, translating into MKDQVAESDLSLPHAVSVEQLVQSLATDLETGLRSEEIADRQQKWGINQVKSQKPKSVLLLILHQFTSPITYLSLAAAALSFFLGEWLDGSAILIVTVINAAIGFFMEYNAEKSMESLRKMALVPAKVMRSGRLQEISSEHLVPGDILFLEAGDMVSADARLFLCVQLEVNESALTGESLPTPKQPANLPAEQPLAERSNMAYKGSFVTKGNARALVTGTGMQTELGQIASMVQQAEQAATPLEKKLETFSHKLIKITLALCVLVMVAGLLQDRPWMESLATAIALAVAAIPEGLSIVVTLALAQGMLRMTRHNVIVKKLSAVETLGGTNVICTDKTGTLTKNKIEVDSILMPGAQATVKVDALHASLQFLSSPNQLQNSLNFQHLLHCCALCNTASYHILNGEEKEIGDPVEVGLLKLVYAAGQDADSLRRTFPKVAEESFTSETKIMGTLHQQEGKGIIYAKGALEELLARCTYQLLDGQLVLLTSSDRESWQEKEEQVANEGLKILAFAYKETSNTKDLFMENLVFLGLAGLLDPPREDVKQALEECRSAGISVKMITGDHPATARNIAGRVGIVAPGQAVQVVLGAQMPDYARLTDWQKKDWLSASIFARVSPKQKLDLVSLLQENQLVVGMTGDGVNDAPALKKADIGIAMGIRGTQVAQEAADMILQDDAFPSIVVALWQGRIIFDNIRKFVVFMLSCNLSELLVVTLVSLLGWSFQLLPIQILFINLITDVLPALALGASPGHPAIMQQQPRALGEPILQNSHWVALVVYAVVIAGCVLGAVFLSLWLVGRGQIPAEGYANNILFLTLILCQLWHVFNMGNTKGNFFKNEVFTNAYIWYALLLCFAVLGAVYLVPTVAQALALLPVSLPQVAVMGGFSLLSFFLIYLVRKLHIIL
- a CDS encoding DUF808 domain-containing protein yields the protein MASGLLALLDDVAALVKVSAASLDDVPAQVAKTTGKVSGIVIDDTAVTPKYVVGLDPSRELAIIYQIAKKSLINKLLFISPAALLLGFFAPWAITPILMLGGCFLCYEGYEKVHSMFSTHSDQEEDADNATTITPEELEKERVDGAVRTDLILSSEIVAITYSTVADTPLMNQIIVMLAVGIFITVAVYGFVGLIVKADDMGVHMAKEKFHPAVQKFGRGLVKGMPTFLKVLAYVGTAAMLWVGAEIVIHGIPFLHHLLENFLHSLPEIPALQWFIKVLISALAGIILGFLIDKIVTLVRKMLPSGKKEKA
- a CDS encoding VIT1/CCC1 transporter family protein — translated: MLSLFQRQQHQEKSHTPEQVRFRLSQMENHSYLKDFIYGAVDGAVTTFAVVSGVAGANLAPQVVIILGMANLLADGFSMAVSNYLGTRTEKQQLEKTLLEEQQEIENDPAGEQEEIRQIYAKKGFTGDLLEQVVRTITSDKRIWAHTMLQEEHGLSLSPVSEWKAALATFTAFLLVGIIPIAPYLWNYRSLPGIDNPFWWSSTCTGIAFFSIGALKSRFISKPWYTSGMETMLLGSAAACVSYLVGVLLKGI
- a CDS encoding universal stress protein, translated to MEPIVCGTDFTESSINAAFYANELAHWLDAKLVLFHATKSAGFPMLVPEQNGGDNGQEMSPGTEEIRMKLLDDLLHSLQNKDWAKSIPYEKRLQKASLTDMAQALVQEVRAGLLVLGNEGAQNLQEVLYYTTAANVIRASPCPILIVPPKVTFQPLHKIVFAIDLGDKPLLDTEFLTTLASLFKAEIIFLYVLPNLVEEGLESLKSSFVAETKSLLYKNVSFHIEFNPRIEEGISQYCRRKRANLLVMVSQLNDYTHHLIDEFYHQDQSFHTYLPILLLPDHRKLD